Proteins found in one Salvia miltiorrhiza cultivar Shanhuang (shh) unplaced genomic scaffold, IMPLAD_Smil_shh fragScaff_scaffold_108:::fragment_2:::debris, whole genome shotgun sequence genomic segment:
- the LOC131002331 gene encoding uncharacterized protein LOC131002331 isoform X1, with translation MALLLSVSFSMPHCHRQTQFQASHSSRLTGGRLLNSLTSRTVKRHLSPKYSGGGVISLNESHRCNSRQWLEPVLCDVGVCCCVNVQISGYWMGPDVEDGWGFVEASVLILASSHSGHMW, from the exons ATGGCGCTCCTGCTTTCCGTCAGCTTCTCGATGCCGCACTGCCACCGCCAAACTCAATTTCAG GCATCCCACTCAAGCAGATTAACTGGTGGAAGACTATTAAATTCACTCACCAGCAGAACAG TGAAAAGGCATCTATCGCCCAAGTATTCCGGTGGAGGCGTGATTTCATTGAACGAGAGCCATCGTTGCAACTCAAGACAGTGGCTTGAGCCCGTTTTGTGTGATGTTGGTGTATGTTGTTGTGTCAATGTCCAGATTTCAGGGTATTGGATGGGACCAGATGTAGAAGATGGATGGGGTTTCGTAGAAGCATCTGTATTGATACTCGCTTCTTCCCACTCGGGACATATGTGGTAA